The sequence TTGGGAACCCTTGAAGGAAAGGTTTGATCTCATCATTGTGGATTCTCCGCCAACCATGATGTTTCCCGACGGGCCCGCTGTTGCTTCCCAGGTAGATGGCGTAATCCTCGTTGTTGAAGCGGAGAAAACCCGCTGGCAGGTGGCCTTAAGCGTGAAAGAAAAGATAGAGAAAAGCGGCGGGGTTGTACTGGGCATTGTTTTCAATAAAAGGAAATACTACATACCGCAGTTCATTTACAAGCATCTGTAGAGGAGAGAGCCGTAAAATTCTATGGATAAGAAAAGAAAATGGAGAGAACAGAATCCTGACCTCTCTTACCCCCCGGTAAACGAGATAGCGTCTCATCACGGGGGTGACCTCGCGTCAGAATCGCCATTTGTCATCTCCATCTCCAGGAAAGATGATACGACGAGGAACACCGGCGGGGTCTCCGTAGGGTTCCCCCGGTTCCGCTGGCTCCTCTTTATGGGCGATCTTCTGCTCGTCATGTTCGCCAACTTCTTGAGCACCTGGATCCGGTTCGGTATGCCGTTGAACACCCTCAAGGAGTATACCGTGGCCTCGTTCATTACCATCGTGATCTATCCGGTTACCCTCTACATCTTCGATCTCTACAATGTAGAACGTTCGTTCCGTTCCTGGGAGATGGCTTACCGGAGCGCTTTTGCCGTAACCGCCGGCGGTCTTGTGGCCATGATCGCCTTCTATCTCGTACCTTATGGCCCATACGGACGGGGTATTATGGCCATCGAGGTACTCCTTGTCTGGGGGCTTTTCAATATCTGGCGGTTTCTCTACGGTCTTATCTTCCAGAAGACTGCCCCTAGGGTACCCGCTTTGATCGTGGGTGCAGGTGCCTGCGGCAGGGCCATCTATGAGGTGCTCAAGTCCCCGCTCTCTCCCTATGAGATCAGGGGGTTCTTAGACGATGATCCGGCGCAGCTCGGTAAGAGCAGATCACCGACCATCATGGGTAGCTCCCGGCAGATTACAGAGATCGCGAGAAAGGTGGGGGTCCATACGGCGATCCTTGCTATCCCCAAGAACAGATCCGCTTCTCTCATACGGAACATCCTTGACGCCCGTCTTCAGGGCATCAATATCCGGGACATGGCCGATGTATACGAAGAGTTGACCGGACGGATTCCGGTGCGTAACATCGGCGACCAGTGGCTCCTCTTCGCAGAAGGCTTCTATCTGCTCCACAAGGAGTATATCCAGAAGTTCAAGCGTCTTATGGATCTTATCACCTCGGGGTTGTTCCTTCTCTTTATCGCCCCCCTCATGGGGCTTATCGCGCTTGCGGTCAAGCTTGATTCCCCGGGCCCTGTGCTCTACAGCCAGCGCAGGATGGGTAAAGGACAGCAGATCTTTACGATCTACAAGTTCAGGTCCATGCGCCATGATGCAGAGACCGAAGGCGTCCGCTGGGCACAGGAGAAAGACCCGAGGGTGACTAAAATCGGGAGGTTCTTACGACTCACCCACATGGATGAGATCCCCCAGATATGGAACATATTCAAGGGCGACATGAGTCTTGTGGGGCCGAGGCCTGAACGGCCGGAATTTGTCGCGCTTCTCGAAAAGGAAGTGCCCTACTACTTCGCCCGCCACTCAGTAAAGCCCGGTATGACCGGATGGGCCCAGATAAACTACCAGTACGGTGCGTCTATTGAAGACGCGAAAAACAAGCTTGAGTACGATATTTACTACGTGAAGAACATGTCCCTCATGCTCGATTTCAAGATTCTTCTTCGCACTATAGGCGTGGTCCTCTTGAGCGACGGGGCTCGGTAGCCAGGAAAGCAGTCTATCTGTTGATGGGATTTGGGAATCAATCAGATTTTATATTTCGGTAACAAGATTCACGCCGCAAACGAAGGGCTTGTAATCTGCATGAGTATGGCGGTAGTATATACCGGCGATACGAAAAGTCCTTCCATTGGGCGATCAACTCGACGTTCAGATTAACCTTGTCAGGAGCAGGTATGGAACAAAACATCAAGCAGCAGATAATCGATTTCATAACCACAAATTTCCTTTTCGATGATTCCCAGACCGTAATCGGGGAAAAAGACTCTCTCCTTGAAACCGGCGTCATCGATTCTACCGGTGTGCTTGAATTGATCGCCTTTATTGAAGAAACTTACGGAATCAAAGTGGATGACGAGGAAATCACACCGGAGAATCTGGACACCATACTCGACATCACCTACTTCATTCAACAGAAATTGACCCAGAGCTCCGTAAGATCGAGTTCATCGGGGCTGTAACGTTCGCACCGGATTAAGCGAATCGAACCCGGACAGTCCCCTAATCCAATAAATTAAACAACTTTAGCATGTGTGGAATAGCCGGCACAATTGATTT is a genomic window of Syntrophorhabdaceae bacterium containing:
- a CDS encoding sugar transferase, giving the protein MDKKRKWREQNPDLSYPPVNEIASHHGGDLASESPFVISISRKDDTTRNTGGVSVGFPRFRWLLFMGDLLLVMFANFLSTWIRFGMPLNTLKEYTVASFITIVIYPVTLYIFDLYNVERSFRSWEMAYRSAFAVTAGGLVAMIAFYLVPYGPYGRGIMAIEVLLVWGLFNIWRFLYGLIFQKTAPRVPALIVGAGACGRAIYEVLKSPLSPYEIRGFLDDDPAQLGKSRSPTIMGSSRQITEIARKVGVHTAILAIPKNRSASLIRNILDARLQGINIRDMADVYEELTGRIPVRNIGDQWLLFAEGFYLLHKEYIQKFKRLMDLITSGLFLLFIAPLMGLIALAVKLDSPGPVLYSQRRMGKGQQIFTIYKFRSMRHDAETEGVRWAQEKDPRVTKIGRFLRLTHMDEIPQIWNIFKGDMSLVGPRPERPEFVALLEKEVPYYFARHSVKPGMTGWAQINYQYGASIEDAKNKLEYDIYYVKNMSLMLDFKILLRTIGVVLLSDGAR
- a CDS encoding acyl carrier protein — its product is MEQNIKQQIIDFITTNFLFDDSQTVIGEKDSLLETGVIDSTGVLELIAFIEETYGIKVDDEEITPENLDTILDITYFIQQKLTQSSVRSSSSGL